The genomic interval AGCCATAACGGAAGAAATTTCAAAAGAAGATTTAATAGATGCTGGATTAATTGGTGGTGCTGAATCTAAGGAGCGTAGAGAGCAGTTAGGCAGATTGCTTAAAATTGGGTATACAAATGGGAAGCAGCTTTATAAGAGGTTATTGATGTTTCATATTACGAAGGAAGAGTTTGCACAAGCCATTAAGGAAATTCGCCAGGAGGATAAGAATGTATAAAGATATAGCAACGCCAGCAAGAACAAGAGCAATCTTAGATAAGTATGGTTTTTCTTTTAAGAAAAGCTTAGGGCAGAATTTTTTAATTGATACAAACATTTTGCGAAATATTGTGGATCATGCACAGCTGACAGAAGAATCTGGTGCAATAGAAGTTGGTCCTGGGATAGGGGCATTAACAGAGCAGCTAGCAAAACGAAGCAAAAAGGTAGTTGCTTATGAAATCGATCAACGTCTATTACCGATTTTAAAGGAAACACTTGAGCCGTATCCACATGCGAAAATTATTCATCAGGATATTTTAAAAGCAAACGTAAAGGAAATGTTAGACACAGAGTTTCAAGATATACAGGATATTATGCTTGTTGCTAATTTACCTTATTATGTGACAACACCAATTATTATGAAGATTTTAGAAGAAAAACTTCCTTTAAGAGGAATTGTCGTTATGCTTCAAAAAGAAGTAGCTGAACGAATTTCTGCTAAACCAGGAACGAAGGAATATGGATCTCTTTCCATTGCTATTCAGTATTATACGAAACCAGAAGTGGTTATGATTGTTCCGAAGACAGTCTTTGTTCCTCAACCCAATGTAGATTCAGCTGTCATTCGTTTAACAATTAGGGAAACACCGTCTGTTTCGGTGAAAAATGAAGAATTTTTCTTTAAAGTGACAAGAGCAAGTTTTGCACAGAGAAGAAAGACCATTTTAAACAATCTATCCAGCCAATTAGAGGGCGGGAAAGAAAAAAAGGCAGAGATTATTGAGGCACTTGAACAAGCGAATATTGAGCCTTCTAGACGTGGAGAATCATTGTCTATCGAAGAGTTTGCGAAGTTAAGTGATGTGTTGTACGAAAAGTTCAGCTAAGAAAGACTATAAATAGGTGTACAGATTTTTTTCTTTTCTCTTAAAGGGTAGCAGGGGAAGAGGGAAGTTCTGTGCATCTTTTTTGTTTGTTTCCATTCTTCTTTTGAATTGCTCACAACTTTATAGACATATGCATAATTTATCAGAGATAGATATTGAATATTAATAACCACTCAGAAACGTGTTTGGGTTAATTGGAGTGACGACAGTGACTATAAACATCATGGATATCGTCGGTAGAGAGTCTTATCATTGTGATCTATTATTTCGAATAATTGATACGAAAGAGGTAAATGGCCAGAAAATCGCCATTCTTTACGGGGAGGATTTTCGTCTAATTGCAGATGCTCCATATGAGGATTTAGTTGTAATTAATCAACCGATGCAACGAAAAATTTCACAAAGGGTTCAATTGATGGAGGAACAATCTCTCCAATTATTTCGACAAGATGTGAATCTCCTAAGAAGAAAACAGGAGTATCAA from Niallia sp. FSL W8-0635 carries:
- the rsmA gene encoding 16S rRNA (adenine(1518)-N(6)/adenine(1519)-N(6))-dimethyltransferase RsmA, producing the protein MYKDIATPARTRAILDKYGFSFKKSLGQNFLIDTNILRNIVDHAQLTEESGAIEVGPGIGALTEQLAKRSKKVVAYEIDQRLLPILKETLEPYPHAKIIHQDILKANVKEMLDTEFQDIQDIMLVANLPYYVTTPIIMKILEEKLPLRGIVVMLQKEVAERISAKPGTKEYGSLSIAIQYYTKPEVVMIVPKTVFVPQPNVDSAVIRLTIRETPSVSVKNEEFFFKVTRASFAQRRKTILNNLSSQLEGGKEKKAEIIEALEQANIEPSRRGESLSIEEFAKLSDVLYEKFS